A stretch of Myroides oncorhynchi DNA encodes these proteins:
- the ykgO gene encoding type B 50S ribosomal protein L36 has product MKVRASVKKRSAECIIVRRKGRLYVINKKNPRFKQRQG; this is encoded by the coding sequence ATGAAAGTAAGAGCATCAGTTAAAAAAAGAAGTGCCGAGTGCATTATAGTACGTAGAAAAGGTAGACTTTACGTTATTAATAAAAAGAATCCTAGATTTAAACAAAGACAAGGATAA
- the rpmD gene encoding 50S ribosomal protein L30: protein MSKIKVKQVRSQINCPLVQKRTLEALGLRKIGQVVEHEATSAILGMVSKVQHLVSVEEAK from the coding sequence ATGTCAAAAATTAAAGTAAAACAAGTAAGAAGTCAAATTAATTGCCCTCTTGTACAAAAGAGAACATTAGAGGCTTTAGGACTTCGTAAGATTGGTCAAGTTGTAGAACATGAAGCTACTTCAGCTATCTTAGGAATGGTAAGTAAAGTTCAACACTTAGTTTCTGTAGAAGAGGCTAAATAA
- the carA gene encoding glutamine-hydrolyzing carbamoyl-phosphate synthase small subunit, translating into MEYIERKKAVIVLKDGTVFFGKSVGIEGTAVGEICFNTGMTGYQEIFTDPSYFGQIMLSTTAHLGNYGVNKDEVDSNSIKIAGLVCKNFSFYHSRPDSDSDLLIYLQEANLIAISDVDTRALTAHIRDNGAMNAIISTDGKSIDELKSLLNQVPSMDGLELSSKVSTKEAYFFGNPNATFKVAAIDFGIKTNILRCFEERDCYVKVFPYNVSYEQLKEFNANGYFLSNGPGDPSALARLGVLDTVDKVLESGIPVFGICLGHQLIGLSQGVSTFKMFSGHRGVNHPVMNLGSTQGEITSQNHGFAINKEELSNHSNLELTHVHLNDGTVAGMKMKDRDVFSVQYHPESSPGPHDSRYLFDNFVENMRKLEGTI; encoded by the coding sequence ATGGAGTATATAGAAAGAAAAAAAGCAGTTATAGTTTTAAAGGATGGTACTGTTTTTTTTGGTAAATCAGTAGGTATCGAAGGTACTGCTGTTGGTGAAATTTGTTTTAATACAGGAATGACTGGTTATCAAGAGATTTTCACTGACCCTTCTTATTTTGGTCAGATTATGTTATCAACTACTGCTCATTTAGGTAACTATGGTGTTAACAAGGATGAAGTAGATTCTAATAGCATTAAGATTGCTGGATTAGTATGTAAGAACTTTAGTTTTTATCATTCTCGTCCTGATTCAGATTCTGATTTGTTAATTTATTTGCAGGAAGCTAATCTTATTGCAATTTCTGATGTTGACACACGTGCTTTAACAGCTCATATTAGAGATAATGGAGCTATGAATGCTATTATATCAACCGATGGTAAATCTATTGATGAGTTAAAATCTTTACTCAATCAAGTTCCTTCAATGGATGGATTAGAGTTGTCTTCTAAGGTATCAACGAAAGAAGCATATTTCTTTGGAAATCCTAATGCTACTTTTAAAGTAGCAGCAATAGACTTTGGTATTAAAACTAATATCTTGCGTTGTTTTGAAGAAAGAGATTGTTATGTAAAGGTTTTTCCTTATAATGTTTCTTACGAGCAATTAAAGGAATTTAATGCAAATGGTTACTTTTTGTCTAATGGGCCTGGTGATCCTTCGGCTTTAGCTAGGTTAGGTGTTTTAGATACTGTGGATAAAGTTTTAGAATCAGGTATACCAGTATTTGGTATTTGTTTAGGACATCAATTGATTGGATTATCTCAAGGTGTTAGTACTTTTAAGATGTTTAGTGGACATCGTGGAGTTAATCATCCAGTCATGAACTTAGGGTCTACTCAAGGAGAAATTACTTCGCAAAATCATGGATTTGCTATTAATAAAGAAGAATTATCTAATCATAGTAATTTGGAGTTAACTCATGTGCATTTAAACGATGGAACTGTCGCAGGAATGAAGATGAAAGATAGGGATGTGTTCTCTGTACAATATCATCCGGAATCTAGTCCAGGGCCACATGATTCACGTTATTTATTTGATAATTTTGTTGAGAATATGAGAAAATTGGAAGGAACTATTTAG
- the rplQ gene encoding 50S ribosomal protein L17, which produces MRHGKKINHLGRKAGHRNSMLANMACSLIEHKRINTTVAKAKALKQFIEPLVTKSKTDDTHNRRVVFSYLRDKDAVTELFREVAQKVGDRPGGYTRIIKLGNRLGDNADMAMIELVDFNEIYNVAKKEAKKSSTRRGKKKVTEVSATETTETESASNE; this is translated from the coding sequence ATGAGACACGGAAAGAAAATAAATCACTTAGGTAGAAAAGCTGGACATAGAAATTCTATGTTGGCTAATATGGCTTGTTCGTTAATCGAGCATAAGCGTATCAATACTACTGTTGCTAAGGCTAAGGCTTTAAAGCAGTTTATTGAGCCATTAGTTACTAAATCAAAAACTGACGATACTCATAACCGTCGTGTTGTGTTTTCTTATTTAAGAGACAAAGACGCTGTTACTGAGCTTTTTAGAGAAGTTGCTCAAAAAGTAGGAGATCGTCCAGGTGGATATACTCGTATTATTAAATTAGGGAATCGTTTAGGAGATAACGCTGATATGGCAATGATTGAATTAGTTGATTTCAACGAAATTTATAATGTTGCTAAAAAAGAGGCTAAAAAATCTTCTACTCGTAGAGGTAAAAAGAAAGTTACTGAGGTTTCTGCAACAGAAACAACTGAAACTGAATCTGCATCTAATGAATAA
- the infA gene encoding translation initiation factor IF-1 has protein sequence MAKQSAIEQDGAIIEALSNAMFRVELENGHVVIAHISGKMRMHYIKLLPGDRVKLEMSPYDLTKARITYRY, from the coding sequence ATGGCAAAACAATCAGCAATAGAACAAGACGGAGCAATTATAGAAGCATTATCAAATGCTATGTTTCGTGTGGAATTAGAAAATGGACATGTTGTAATCGCACATATCTCTGGTAAAATGCGTATGCATTATATCAAATTATTACCTGGTGACAGAGTAAAATTAGAAATGAGCCCTTACGATTTGACTAAAGCAAGAATTACTTATAGATATTAA
- the rpsM gene encoding 30S ribosomal protein S13, which yields MARIAGVDIPKHKRGIIALTYIFGIGSSRAKEILERAKVSEDKKVQDWNDDEIGAIREAVGHFTIEGELRSEISLNIKRLMDIGCYRGIRHRAGLPLRGQRTKNNSRTRKGKRKTVANKKKATK from the coding sequence ATGGCAAGAATCGCAGGGGTAGATATACCTAAACACAAAAGAGGAATTATTGCTTTAACTTATATTTTCGGAATTGGTTCAAGCAGAGCGAAAGAAATTCTAGAAAGAGCTAAAGTTAGCGAAGATAAGAAAGTTCAAGATTGGAATGATGACGAGATCGGAGCAATCCGTGAAGCTGTAGGTCATTTCACAATTGAAGGTGAATTACGCTCAGAGATTTCATTAAACATCAAGCGTTTAATGGATATCGGATGCTACAGAGGAATTCGTCATAGAGCTGGTCTTCCATTAAGAGGACAAAGAACTAAGAATAACTCTAGAACAAGAAAAGGTAAAAGAAAAACTGTTGCTAACAAGAAAAAAGCAACTAAATAA
- a CDS encoding DNA-directed RNA polymerase subunit alpha, which yields MAIFNFQKPDKVIMIDSTDFKGKFEFRPLEPGYGLTIGNALRRVLLSSLEGYAITSVRIEGVDHEFSTIAGVVEDVTEIILNLKQVRFKRQIEDVDNETVSISFSGKEQLTAGDFQKFISSFQVLNPELVICNMDSNVTINMDLTIEKGRGYVPAEENRKPNAPIGTIFTDSIYTPVKNVKYAIENYRVEQKTDYEKLVFDIITDGSIHPKDALTEAAKTLIHHFMLFSDERITLEADEIAQTESYDEESLHMRQLLKTKLVDLDLSVRALNCLKAAEVDTLGDLVSFNKNDLMKFRNFGKKSLSELEELVAVKGLNFGMDLSKYKLDKE from the coding sequence ATGGCAATATTTAATTTTCAAAAGCCCGATAAAGTTATCATGATTGATTCGACCGATTTTAAAGGTAAATTCGAATTTAGACCTTTAGAACCGGGATACGGATTGACTATAGGTAATGCATTAAGAAGAGTTCTTCTTTCTTCTCTTGAAGGATATGCTATTACTTCAGTTCGTATCGAAGGAGTAGATCATGAGTTTTCTACTATCGCTGGTGTAGTTGAGGATGTTACTGAAATCATTCTTAACCTAAAACAAGTTCGTTTTAAACGTCAAATTGAAGATGTTGATAATGAAACTGTTAGTATCTCTTTCTCAGGAAAGGAACAGTTGACTGCAGGTGATTTTCAAAAATTCATTTCTAGTTTTCAAGTTCTTAACCCAGAATTAGTTATCTGTAATATGGATAGTAATGTAACTATTAATATGGATCTTACTATTGAGAAGGGAAGAGGTTACGTACCAGCAGAAGAGAATAGAAAACCTAATGCTCCTATTGGTACTATCTTTACTGACTCAATTTATACTCCAGTTAAGAATGTTAAGTATGCTATCGAAAACTATCGTGTAGAGCAAAAGACTGACTATGAAAAGTTAGTTTTTGATATTATCACTGATGGTTCTATTCATCCAAAAGATGCATTAACTGAAGCTGCAAAAACTTTGATTCACCACTTTATGTTGTTCTCAGATGAGAGAATTACATTAGAGGCAGATGAGATTGCGCAAACTGAATCATATGATGAAGAATCTTTACATATGAGACAGCTTCTAAAAACTAAATTAGTTGATTTAGATCTTTCAGTTAGAGCATTAAATTGTTTGAAAGCGGCTGAAGTAGATACATTAGGAGACTTAGTGTCTTTTAACAAAAATGACTTAATGAAATTTAGAAACTTCGGTAAGAAGTCATTATCTGAATTAGAAGAGTTGGTTGCAGTTAAGGGACTTAATTTCGGGATGGATCTATCAAAATACAAATTAGATAAAGAATAA
- the rplR gene encoding 50S ribosomal protein L18, whose protein sequence is MSLTKSERRQRIKFRIRKIVSGTAAKPRLSVFRSNKEIYAQIIDDVNGVTLAAASSREAGIARGTNIETAASVGKLIAEKALKAGVETVSFDRGGYLYHGRVKSLAEGAREAGLKF, encoded by the coding sequence ATGTCATTAACAAAATCTGAAAGAAGACAACGTATTAAATTCAGAATTAGAAAGATTGTTAGCGGTACTGCTGCTAAACCAAGACTTTCTGTATTCAGAAGTAATAAAGAAATCTATGCGCAAATCATAGATGACGTGAATGGAGTAACTTTAGCTGCAGCATCTTCAAGAGAAGCTGGTATAGCAAGAGGAACCAATATTGAAACTGCTGCATCGGTTGGGAAACTAATTGCAGAGAAAGCTTTGAAAGCTGGTGTAGAAACTGTATCTTTCGATAGAGGAGGTTATTTATACCACGGTCGTGTTAAATCATTAGCTGAAGGCGCTAGAGAAGCTGGATTAAAATTCTAA
- the rplF gene encoding 50S ribosomal protein L6 produces MSRIGKSPIAIPAGVTVDVKEGEIVVKGKLGELSQKFDTVSIKIEEDQIIVERSSDDKIERAKHGLYRSLINNMVKGVSEGFTISLELVGVGYRAANQGQKLDLALGFSHNIVMDIAKEVTVETISEKGKNPIIKLTSFDKQLVGQVAAKIRSFRKPEPYKGKGIKFVGEELRRKAGKSA; encoded by the coding sequence ATGTCAAGAATAGGTAAAAGTCCAATAGCAATCCCTGCAGGAGTAACGGTAGACGTTAAAGAAGGAGAGATTGTTGTAAAAGGTAAATTAGGAGAGCTTTCTCAAAAGTTTGATACAGTAAGTATTAAAATTGAAGAAGACCAGATAATTGTTGAACGTTCTTCAGATGATAAAATCGAAAGAGCAAAACACGGATTATACCGTAGTTTAATTAACAATATGGTTAAAGGAGTTTCAGAAGGATTTACTATCAGTTTGGAATTGGTTGGGGTAGGATATCGTGCTGCTAATCAAGGACAAAAGTTAGATTTAGCTTTAGGTTTCTCTCATAATATCGTAATGGATATTGCAAAAGAAGTTACAGTGGAAACTATATCTGAAAAAGGTAAAAATCCAATTATTAAATTGACTTCATTTGACAAACAATTAGTTGGTCAAGTAGCAGCAAAAATCCGTTCATTCCGTAAACCAGAACCTTACAAAGGAAAAGGTATCAAGTTTGTGGGTGAAGAGTTAAGAAGAAAAGCAGGTAAATCAGCTTAA
- the rpsE gene encoding 30S ribosomal protein S5, whose amino-acid sequence MYQNYKNVEFVKPTGLDLKDRLVSVNRVTKVTKGGRAFGFSAVVVVGDENGVVGHGLGKSKDVSEAIAKAVEDAKKNLVRVPLNGHTIPHEQKGKFSGARVLLMPASLGTGVIAGGSVRSVVESVGIKDLLSKSQGSSNPHNVVKATFDALLRLRSASTVAKQRGISLEKVFKG is encoded by the coding sequence ATGTATCAAAATTATAAAAACGTAGAATTTGTAAAACCAACTGGTCTTGATCTTAAAGATCGTTTGGTTAGTGTAAACCGTGTTACTAAGGTTACTAAAGGTGGTAGAGCTTTCGGGTTTTCAGCTGTAGTAGTTGTAGGTGACGAAAACGGTGTAGTGGGTCATGGTTTGGGTAAGTCAAAAGACGTTTCTGAAGCAATCGCTAAAGCAGTAGAGGATGCAAAGAAAAACTTAGTTAGAGTTCCTTTAAATGGTCATACTATTCCTCACGAACAAAAAGGAAAATTTAGTGGAGCAAGAGTTTTATTGATGCCTGCATCATTAGGTACTGGAGTTATCGCTGGAGGTTCTGTGAGATCAGTTGTAGAGTCTGTAGGGATTAAAGATTTATTATCGAAATCTCAAGGTTCTTCAAATCCTCACAACGTGGTGAAAGCTACTTTTGACGCTTTATTACGTTTAAGAAGTGCTTCTACAGTTGCAAAACAAAGAGGAATTTCTTTAGAAAAAGTATTTAAAGGTTAA
- the rpsN gene encoding 30S ribosomal protein S14, with protein MAKESMKAREVKRQALVDKYAAKRTALLEAGDYEGLQKLPKNASPVRLHNRCKLTGRPRGYMRQFGISRVTFREMANNGLIPGVKKASW; from the coding sequence ATGGCTAAAGAATCAATGAAAGCCCGTGAGGTTAAAAGACAAGCATTAGTTGACAAATATGCTGCTAAGAGAACAGCTCTTTTAGAAGCTGGTGATTACGAAGGGTTACAAAAATTACCTAAAAATGCTTCTCCAGTTCGTTTACACAATAGATGTAAATTGACAGGAAGACCAAGAGGGTATATGCGTCAATTCGGTATTTCTCGTGTTACTTTCCGTGAAATGGCAAATAACGGTTTGATACCTGGAGTAAAAAAGGCAAGTTGGTAA
- the rpsH gene encoding 30S ribosomal protein S8: protein MYTDPIADFLTRIRNAVRANHKVVEIPASNFKKEITKILFDQGYILSYKFDDSSVQGTIKIALKYDKDTKESVIRDIQRISKPGLRKYASASDLPRILNGLGIAIVSTSKGLMTGKQAKQLNVGGEVVCYVY from the coding sequence ATGTATACAGATCCAATAGCAGATTTCCTTACAAGAATTAGAAATGCTGTGAGAGCTAACCATAAAGTGGTTGAGATTCCAGCTTCGAATTTCAAAAAAGAAATCACAAAAATATTATTCGATCAAGGATATATCTTAAGCTATAAATTTGATGATAGTTCAGTTCAAGGAACAATCAAAATAGCTTTGAAATATGATAAAGACACAAAAGAGTCTGTGATTAGAGATATCCAAAGAATTAGTAAACCAGGTTTGCGTAAATACGCTTCTGCATCAGATCTTCCAAGAATCTTAAATGGTTTAGGAATCGCTATCGTGTCAACATCAAAAGGATTGATGACAGGAAAACAAGCGAAACAATTGAATGTTGGTGGAGAGGTTGTTTGTTACGTATACTAA
- the secY gene encoding preprotein translocase subunit SecY, whose product MKKFFETLASIWKIEELKNKILITLGLLLVYRFGTQVTLPGIDATKLQALTDQTDQGIGWLINVFTGGAFAQASVFALGIMPYISASIVVQLMGIAVPYLQKLQNDGESGRKKMNQITRWLTIGITLLQGPSYIYNLYVQLPPDAFLLGFNSFSFLFSSVIILVTGTVFAMWLGEKITDKGIGNGISLLIMVGIIARLPMSFIQEFQSRITENNGGPMLVVIEVILWLLIIVACIYLTLAVRRIPVQYARRSASGTYDQSMLGGNRQWIPLKLNASGVMPIIFAQAIMFVPAAVAGLSTSDTAKSISTTFHNVFGWEYNALFALLIIIFTYFYTAITVPTNKMADDLKRSGGFIPGVKPGTETGDFLDRIMSLITFPGSLYLALIAVFPAIVVSLLGVQQGWAMFYGGTSLLIMVSVVIDTIQQVNAYLLNKQYDSMMTSGKNRRATA is encoded by the coding sequence ATGAAGAAGTTTTTTGAAACATTAGCCAGTATTTGGAAAATAGAAGAGTTAAAGAACAAAATCTTGATAACTTTAGGGTTATTGCTTGTGTACCGTTTTGGTACACAAGTTACCCTTCCAGGTATTGACGCAACGAAATTGCAAGCTTTAACTGACCAAACTGATCAAGGTATCGGTTGGTTAATAAATGTTTTTACAGGTGGTGCATTTGCGCAAGCATCTGTATTTGCATTAGGTATTATGCCTTATATTTCTGCTTCCATTGTAGTTCAGTTAATGGGAATTGCGGTTCCTTATTTGCAAAAATTACAGAATGATGGAGAAAGCGGTAGAAAGAAAATGAACCAGATAACAAGATGGTTGACAATTGGTATTACTTTATTACAAGGGCCTAGTTACATCTATAACTTGTATGTGCAATTACCACCAGACGCATTTTTGTTAGGTTTCAACTCTTTCTCATTCTTGTTTTCTTCAGTAATTATACTAGTGACTGGAACTGTTTTTGCAATGTGGCTAGGTGAAAAAATTACTGATAAAGGTATTGGAAATGGAATTTCATTATTGATTATGGTTGGAATTATTGCGAGACTACCAATGTCTTTCATACAAGAGTTTCAATCTAGAATCACAGAAAATAATGGAGGACCAATGTTGGTGGTTATAGAGGTAATTTTATGGTTGTTAATCATTGTTGCTTGTATCTATTTAACTCTTGCAGTGAGACGAATTCCGGTTCAATATGCAAGAAGAAGTGCTTCAGGAACTTATGATCAATCTATGTTAGGCGGTAATCGTCAATGGATTCCATTAAAGTTAAATGCATCAGGTGTAATGCCAATTATTTTTGCTCAAGCAATTATGTTTGTACCAGCTGCCGTAGCAGGTTTATCTACATCAGATACTGCAAAATCGATCAGTACAACATTTCATAATGTGTTTGGTTGGGAGTATAATGCACTTTTTGCTTTATTAATCATAATTTTTACGTACTTTTACACCGCAATTACAGTACCTACTAATAAGATGGCGGATGATCTTAAGAGAAGTGGCGGTTTTATACCAGGTGTTAAGCCAGGTACAGAAACAGGTGATTTCTTAGATAGAATCATGTCTTTAATAACGTTCCCAGGATCTCTTTACTTAGCGTTGATAGCAGTTTTTCCTGCTATTGTGGTAAGTTTATTAGGAGTTCAACAAGGTTGGGCAATGTTTTATGGAGGAACATCATTATTGATTATGGTAAGTGTTGTAATCGATACAATTCAACAAGTCAATGCTTATTTACTGAACAAACAGTATGATAGCATGATGACAAGTGGTAAAAATAGAAGAGCAACAGCTTAG
- the rpsK gene encoding 30S ribosomal protein S11 — protein sequence MAKANTKKRKVLVESTGEAHINATFNNIIISLTNKKGEVISWSSAGKMGFRGSKKNTPYAAQMAAEDCGKVALEAGLKKVKVYVKGPGNGRESAIRSLHNGGIEVTEIIDITPMPHNGCRPPKRRRV from the coding sequence ATGGCTAAAGCGAATACAAAAAAACGTAAAGTACTTGTTGAGTCAACAGGTGAAGCTCATATTAATGCGACGTTTAACAATATCATCATTTCATTAACTAATAAAAAAGGTGAAGTGATTTCTTGGTCATCAGCAGGTAAAATGGGATTCAGAGGTTCTAAAAAGAACACACCATACGCTGCTCAAATGGCTGCAGAAGATTGCGGTAAAGTTGCACTTGAGGCAGGATTAAAGAAAGTTAAAGTTTATGTAAAAGGACCTGGAAACGGAAGAGAATCTGCAATCAGATCTTTACATAACGGTGGAATTGAAGTAACTGAGATTATCGATATTACTCCAATGCCACATAATGGATGTCGTCCTCCAAAGAGAAGAAGAGTTTAA
- the rplO gene encoding 50S ribosomal protein L15: MNLSNLQPAKGSVHNQNKRVGRGEGSGKGGTSTKGHKGAKSRSGYSKKIGFEGGQMPLQRRVPKFGFKNINRVEYDVINLEKLQSLVDNGVIKDTIDFALLVELGLTSKNSLVKVLGRGEIKAKLKVSAHKFSVSAKEAIEAAGGEIVTL; encoded by the coding sequence ATGAATTTAAGTAATTTACAACCAGCAAAAGGTTCAGTACACAATCAAAACAAACGTGTTGGTCGTGGTGAAGGGTCTGGTAAAGGAGGAACTTCTACAAAAGGACATAAAGGTGCTAAATCACGTTCAGGATATTCTAAAAAGATCGGATTTGAAGGAGGGCAAATGCCACTTCAAAGACGTGTTCCTAAATTTGGTTTTAAAAATATCAATAGAGTAGAATACGATGTTATCAACTTAGAGAAATTACAGTCTTTAGTTGATAATGGAGTTATAAAAGATACTATTGATTTTGCTCTTTTAGTTGAGTTAGGATTAACTTCTAAAAATAGTTTAGTTAAGGTTTTAGGGCGTGGAGAGATTAAAGCAAAATTAAAAGTTTCTGCACACAAGTTTTCAGTATCTGCTAAAGAAGCAATTGAGGCAGCTGGTGGAGAAATTGTAACGTTATAA
- the eno gene encoding phosphopyruvate hydratase, whose amino-acid sequence MSTIISVHARQILDSRGNPTVEVDVITENGTLGRAAVPSGASTGEHEAVELRDGGKAFFGKGVLKAVENVNSIISEHVVGVSVFEQNTIDQLMIELDGTSNKGNLGANAILGVSLAVARAAAAELGMPLYRYVGGVSANTLPVPMMNIINGGSHSDAPIAFQEFMIMPVKAITFSHAMQMGTEIFHHLKKVLHERGLSTAVGDEGGFAPTLKGTEDALDSIKLAVENAGYRFGDEIMIALDCAASEFYVDGKYDYTKFEGELGKIRTSQEQADYLADLASKYPIISIEDGMYEDDWDGWKYLTDKIGDKVQLVGDDLFVTNVARLERGVNEGIGNSILIKVNQIGTLTETIAAVNMAKNAGFTSVMSHRSGETEDSTIADLAVALNCGQIKTGSASRSDRMAKYNQLLRIEEELGDIAYYPQGSAFKIKR is encoded by the coding sequence ATGAGTACAATTATTAGTGTGCACGCACGTCAGATATTAGATTCGAGAGGTAACCCTACTGTTGAAGTAGATGTAATTACAGAAAATGGTACGTTAGGTCGTGCAGCTGTTCCATCTGGAGCTTCAACTGGTGAACATGAAGCTGTTGAATTACGAGATGGTGGTAAAGCTTTCTTTGGGAAAGGAGTTTTAAAAGCTGTTGAAAATGTAAATAGCATTATTTCTGAGCATGTAGTTGGTGTTAGTGTTTTTGAACAAAATACAATAGATCAATTAATGATTGAATTGGATGGTACAAGTAATAAAGGTAATTTAGGGGCAAATGCTATTTTAGGTGTTTCTTTAGCAGTAGCTAGAGCTGCAGCTGCAGAGCTTGGTATGCCTTTGTATCGTTATGTAGGGGGGGTTTCTGCTAATACGTTACCTGTTCCTATGATGAATATTATAAATGGTGGATCTCATTCAGATGCTCCTATTGCCTTTCAAGAGTTTATGATTATGCCTGTTAAGGCAATCACTTTTAGTCATGCAATGCAAATGGGAACCGAAATTTTTCATCATTTAAAGAAAGTGTTACATGAACGTGGTTTGAGTACAGCTGTTGGGGATGAAGGAGGATTTGCGCCTACTTTAAAAGGAACAGAAGATGCATTAGACTCTATTAAATTAGCAGTTGAAAATGCTGGATATAGATTTGGTGATGAAATTATGATTGCTTTAGATTGTGCTGCATCTGAGTTCTATGTAGATGGTAAGTATGATTATACTAAGTTTGAAGGTGAACTAGGTAAAATACGTACATCTCAAGAACAAGCTGATTATCTAGCAGATCTTGCTAGTAAGTATCCTATTATCTCAATCGAAGATGGTATGTATGAAGATGATTGGGATGGATGGAAATATTTAACTGATAAGATAGGAGATAAGGTACAATTAGTTGGAGATGATTTATTTGTTACAAATGTAGCTAGATTAGAAAGAGGAGTTAATGAAGGAATAGGTAATTCTATTCTAATTAAGGTAAATCAGATAGGTACTTTAACAGAAACAATTGCTGCTGTAAATATGGCTAAGAATGCTGGATTTACTTCTGTAATGTCTCATAGATCTGGTGAAACTGAAGATAGTACTATTGCTGATCTAGCTGTAGCATTGAATTGTGGGCAGATTAAGACTGGTTCTGCTTCTAGATCTGATCGTATGGCTAAGTATAATCAACTATTGAGAATTGAGGAAGAATTAGGCGATATTGCTTATTACCCTCAAGGCAGCGCATTTAAAATTAAGAGATAA
- the rpsD gene encoding 30S ribosomal protein S4: MARYTGPQTKIARRFGEAIFGDDKSLEKRNYPPGQHGLARKRGKKSEYAIQLLEKQKAKYTYGILEKQFSNLYKKAAAARGVTGEVLIQLCESRLDNVVYRMGIAPSRRAARQIVSHRHITVNGELVNIPSYQLKPGDKVAVREKSRSLETIERSLSNSSAVYEWITWNPETLEGTFVSVPQRLQVPENIKEQLIVELYNK; this comes from the coding sequence ATGGCAAGATATACTGGTCCACAAACAAAAATCGCACGTAGGTTCGGTGAAGCAATTTTCGGAGATGATAAATCTTTAGAAAAAAGAAATTACCCTCCAGGGCAACATGGTTTAGCAAGAAAAAGAGGTAAGAAATCTGAATATGCTATCCAGTTATTAGAAAAACAAAAAGCTAAATATACTTACGGTATTTTAGAAAAACAATTTAGTAACTTATACAAAAAAGCTGCTGCAGCTCGTGGAGTTACTGGTGAGGTATTAATTCAATTATGTGAGTCTAGATTAGATAACGTAGTTTATAGAATGGGAATTGCTCCATCTCGTAGAGCTGCACGTCAAATCGTTTCTCACAGACATATTACTGTTAATGGGGAATTAGTGAATATTCCTTCATACCAATTGAAACCTGGTGATAAAGTTGCTGTTCGTGAAAAATCAAGATCTCTAGAGACTATCGAACGTTCATTATCTAATTCTAGTGCTGTTTATGAATGGATTACTTGGAATCCTGAAACATTAGAAGGAACTTTTGTTTCTGTACCTCAAAGACTTCAAGTTCCTGAAAATATCAAAGAACAGTTAATCGTAGAGTTGTACAACAAATAA